The Poriferisphaera corsica DNA segment TGGTTATTTCGGGTGAGAAAGATGGAGGGACGGCGGGGCATTTTGTTTATGATGAACAGGCAAAGAAATTTGGGGAGGTTGTTGGCGCGTTTTTGGATGAAGAGTAGGTCATGTTGGAGCAGATAGATGTTCAGTATTGGTGAATTCTCAAAGGTTAGTGGATTATCGGTGAAGGCGCTTCGTTTTTATCACGAGAAGGGTGTGCTTGTGCCTGCACGTGTGGAAGGGGTGACGGGGTACCGGTTTTATGATTGGGAGAATGTTGAGCAGGCTAGAGTGGTCGTTATGCTGCGCGGTTTGGAGTTTTCGATTGAGGAGATCAAGGGGATTTTAAAGGAGTGTGAAGGAGAGGGGGATCTATTAGAGCGACTGGAGAAGAGAAAGTCGGCGGTGAAGGCGAAGATAAAATCGCAGCGTGATGTGTTGGCTGCATTGGATCAGGTGATCAATTTTGAGAAAGCGAGTTTGAAGATGAAAGCTGAAGGTCTGCATGAGATTGAAGAGCGTGTGGTGGATGGGATGTTGGTGGGAGGCGTGCGGATGAAGGGGCGGTATGAGGAGATGGGGAAAGTATTTGGGAAGTTGGGGCGCGGATTGAATCGGCATATTGGTGGGAATGCGATGTGTTTGTATTACGATGGTGTTTATAAGGAGGAGGGAGCGGATTTTGAGCCGATATTCCCTGTGAAGAAGGCGGTGAAGGTTGAGGGGATTGATGTACGTGAGTTATACGGGGGGCGAGCGATTTGTTTGAAGCATGTTGGGCCTTACGACAAGATTGGGGATGTGTATGGCTATCTGTTTGAGTATGCAAAAGAGAAGGGGTATGAGGTGGTATTGCCGACGCGTGAAGTTTATTTGAAAGGGCCGGGCATGATTTTTAAGGGGAATCCGGAGAAGTATGTTACAGAAGTTCAGATGTTGATTGCGTGATGCTTAGCCTAATCGAAAGATAGGTTTTAATAACCGAGGGAGTTGCCTGAAGAGGTTGGGGGTGGTGATGATCAACTGGGGTGCTGATTAAGCTGATAAATTGAGATGGAGTTGCGGCAGAATATTTTGTGATCAGCTTAAGTGATGGGAAATTCAAGATGCATATGTCAGTGGGGAACTATGTTGCGTTGGTTTGGGTTGTATTTTTGAGTTGGGGTGTTGTTGGCTGTGTGGCTGGCGGTGGCGGCGAGATGGATGATGAGGATGTGAAGAAGGATGAGCAGCGATCTGATGATGAGGTATCGCAACAGGATGAGGATGGCGATGATATTACGATGAGTGAGTTTGATGCGGAGGAGGAGCGTGGTGTGGGGCGTGATAATGCAGGCGAGGAAGCAGAGTCGGATTGGAATGCGCAGATGGCTGTGGATGACGGTGAGATGGAGGAAAGCGGTGAAGCTGTGATGGTCAGGGAGACAGATGAACAGCGAGCGAAGCGCGAGGCATGGGGGAATGAGAATACGAAGCAGATGAAGAAGATGAAGGGGTTTGGTCAGTTGGAGTATGGGAAATTGAGAGGCCAAATTCAGGGCGGTGAGTATGAGTCACCGGATCGTGTGTTTAAGGTGAGAGAGCCGATGCTGGTTGGGCCGAATGAGTCGGTGCTGGATTATTACAATGAAGATTTGGGGATGTGGGTTGTGAAGTTTTCGGATTATGATGGGCGTTTTTATACGGTGATGTGGGGGATGCCGGAGGGTCTGAATTTGGATGATCGGCTTAGCCATGAGGATCAGGCATGGGCGGTACATGCGTGGTTTGTGAAGCAAGCGGATGAGGAAGATGATGGGGAAGTGAAGGTATTGGATGCATATTATGATGCGATGATTGCGAATGGTGGCGTGGTGTCGTTGGATTATTGGGAGAAACGGAGTGCGGTGCTGCGATCTTGGGAAGAGGATCATCCGGATCGGGCAGGTGAGAAGGTTAAGAAGTATGAGCGTTTGGATCGGTATTTTGGAGCGTTTACGACGGTGTATCGAGGCAGAGTCGTGAGGTTAGAGGTGGATGATCGTGCGAATATGTTTGAAGAGGATCACGCGAAGCTCGGCGGCGAGCAGGGGCTGTGGACGAAAGAACGCCGGGTATATTTGATGAATGAGATTTTGGATTGGTCGAAATCTTTGAAGTTGAATCCGGGGGCGTTGGAGTTGGAAACGGTTGAATCGCAACCAAGGTAGCAATGAATAGAAATGCAGTGGTTCACGAAGCACGTCGTAGGGGGCGTGCTTTGTTATATAAAGATGTTATTGTTGCTCTTCATTATTATCTAACTGTTGCTTAGATTTATCAGCGGCGTCTTGTTCGTCATTACGCTGGCGGTGGGCTTGAAGTTTGCGCTCGATTTCATCGAGTTGAGCGTCCTGGTCTTCGGGGAGGAATTCCTCTTCATCCTCGCTGAGCCATCCTCCCTCTGTTTCATGGTCATCTTCTGGGGATTCATCGTCTTGGGTTGCATCGCCATTGGGATCGGCTGCAGGATTATGTCCTGTAGTTTGGGCGTTTTTAGCTGCGAAGGGGTTGGCGCGTTTTGATTCTTTGTAGACAGGAGGAGGGAAACCATAGCGGAGGTACTGCTCGCGTTCCCATTGGCGGAGATCGCGTTTCCATGCGGCTGCGTTGAATTTTTCGCCTGTTTCTTCGGCTTTTTGCTTGGCTTCTGCGGTGCGTCGCATTTTTTCACGGCGCATGTGATGTTGGAAACCAAGGAGGTCGGGCCAACCGTATTCGAGTTCGCCTGTTTCGGGGTTTTTCCATTTTTCTGAGGCATCGATGTCTTCGAGTGATTTGTTTTGATCCTCGACGGGGATGGGAACGAGTTCGATGTCGTCTTTAGCGGCGTTTTGTCGGATGGTAACGCGGTTGTTTCGTGCGAGTTCGAGTGTGGCGAGGAATAGGCCGATCATTTCGGAACGGTTGGTGCGGCCTGTGAAGATTTGTTGGAGGGACATGGGGCCGTCGGATGCGAGGAGGTCGTAGATGTCGTCGGCATGGACGGAGATGGGTGTGTCGTCGTAGGTGACTTCGTGGAAGTTTTTACGTCCGATGGAGTCGAGGAGGCGGCCGAAGGCGCGGCAGAGGTCGAGGACATTGATGTCGGCGAGGTCGATTTCAGGTTCTTCGGGCTGCGCGTCTGGGTCTTCCATGGCCTTTTTGGGGGCGGACTGGAAGCGGTTTTGCCATTCGTATTCGCGGTGTTCGAGTTCGATCGATGCGTCTTTGAATCGTTTGTAGGCGAGGAGTTGCTGGACGAGTTCGTAACGTGGGTCGGACTCGTCGAGGCGGTTTTGTTCTTCTTCGGTGAGCTCTTCTTCGCCGGAGCGCTCGCGGATGGCTTCGTCGATGCGTGGGACGAGGAGTTGAGATTTGATTTCGAGGAGGGTGGCGGCCATGACGAGGAACTCGCCGGCACGGTCGACATCGAAGGTTTGGATAACCTTGATGTGATCAAGATATTGTTCGGTGAGTTCGGAGACGGGGATGTCGTAGAGGTCGATTTCGTTGCGGCGGACGAGATAGAGGAGTAGGTCGAGCGGGCCTGAATAGGCGTCGAGGCGGACTTTGTAGGCTTGAGGTGAGGCGGGAGAGGGATCGGCCTGATTAGGCGCGGGTGATGAGGTGGGCTGAGGGGCTTGTTTGGGGGTGGGTGGATTGTCGGGGGCTTGCTCGATCATAGGGGAGTAATTTTAGCGGATTTTTGGGGGTGATGCTGGGCAGATTTGGGGGGATTATGGTGGAAAAGCGCGTTATGGCGATGAATGAGGGGTGGGGCGGTGAGTGAAGCGCGGCAGGGTGTATAATGGTGCTTTGAATCAACCTTGAGACTGGATGAACCATTCATGACTGAGATGCCAAAAGAAACGTGTGATGGTGTGGGGAATAAGTCGAACGATCAGCGTTTTGCTGAGGAAGTGTTGCGGGTCGAGCGGGAAACGATCGGGCGGTTAGTGTTGGGGGATGCGTTTCATGCAGCAGTGAAGTTGGTGCTTGAAAAAACGGGAGGCTGGATGTCGGGGGTCGGGGGTGCATCGAACGGTGGGTCGTTGGTGATCTCTGGGATGGGGAAATCAGGGCTGATTGGGCAGAAGCTTAGCGCGACATTTGCGTCGACGGGAACGGCATCTCATTTCCTGCATCCATCTGAGGCGATGCATGGTGAT contains these protein-coding regions:
- a CDS encoding segregation and condensation protein A; protein product: MIEQAPDNPPTPKQAPQPTSSPAPNQADPSPASPQAYKVRLDAYSGPLDLLLYLVRRNEIDLYDIPVSELTEQYLDHIKVIQTFDVDRAGEFLVMAATLLEIKSQLLVPRIDEAIRERSGEEELTEEEQNRLDESDPRYELVQQLLAYKRFKDASIELEHREYEWQNRFQSAPKKAMEDPDAQPEEPEIDLADINVLDLCRAFGRLLDSIGRKNFHEVTYDDTPISVHADDIYDLLASDGPMSLQQIFTGRTNRSEMIGLFLATLELARNNRVTIRQNAAKDDIELVPIPVEDQNKSLEDIDASEKWKNPETGELEYGWPDLLGFQHHMRREKMRRTAEAKQKAEETGEKFNAAAWKRDLRQWEREQYLRYGFPPPVYKESKRANPFAAKNAQTTGHNPAADPNGDATQDDESPEDDHETEGGWLSEDEEEFLPEDQDAQLDEIERKLQAHRQRNDEQDAADKSKQQLDNNEEQQ
- a CDS encoding MerR family transcriptional regulator; translated protein: MFSIGEFSKVSGLSVKALRFYHEKGVLVPARVEGVTGYRFYDWENVEQARVVVMLRGLEFSIEEIKGILKECEGEGDLLERLEKRKSAVKAKIKSQRDVLAALDQVINFEKASLKMKAEGLHEIEERVVDGMLVGGVRMKGRYEEMGKVFGKLGRGLNRHIGGNAMCLYYDGVYKEEGADFEPIFPVKKAVKVEGIDVRELYGGRAICLKHVGPYDKIGDVYGYLFEYAKEKGYEVVLPTREVYLKGPGMIFKGNPEKYVTEVQMLIA